One Mycobacterium sp. SMC-4 DNA window includes the following coding sequences:
- a CDS encoding basic secretory family protein produces MPRSTTSVGTDRARALNRRRLGAVLGAELVCAVLLVAGTGSAPGGPVHAEPTSLATADTGAADTATAVAPAPALTALTTPDGRTAALIDLGAPGGDVLLERIASELPAATEAVTSFWGPQWPREVEIVVAGTADQFETLAAGGADTAATTTAERIMFSPAAAAMTDDDLRIVLRHELFHHAARGDTAIDAPVWLVEGVADYVGRPPVPEPVMPAVLPTDEELSTPGPQRSAAYDRAWEFASYVAATYGPGKLRELYVAACGHGHRDVETAVRDVLGVNLAALTAGSS; encoded by the coding sequence ATGCCCCGATCTACAACGTCCGTCGGTACTGACCGCGCCCGCGCGCTCAACCGGCGCCGGCTCGGCGCGGTACTGGGCGCCGAATTGGTCTGCGCGGTGCTGCTCGTCGCCGGGACAGGCAGTGCCCCAGGCGGGCCGGTGCACGCCGAACCGACCAGTCTCGCGACGGCGGACACCGGTGCAGCCGACACTGCAACGGCGGTCGCCCCTGCGCCGGCGCTGACCGCCCTGACCACCCCGGATGGCAGGACCGCCGCGCTCATCGACCTCGGGGCGCCCGGTGGAGATGTGCTGCTTGAGCGCATCGCGTCCGAACTGCCCGCCGCGACCGAAGCCGTCACCAGCTTCTGGGGTCCACAGTGGCCCCGCGAGGTCGAGATCGTCGTTGCCGGCACTGCCGACCAATTCGAGACCCTGGCCGCCGGGGGAGCAGATACTGCGGCCACCACTACTGCCGAGCGCATCATGTTCTCCCCAGCTGCGGCCGCCATGACCGACGACGATTTGCGAATCGTGCTGCGCCACGAGCTCTTTCACCACGCGGCTCGGGGCGACACTGCCATCGACGCCCCGGTGTGGCTTGTCGAAGGGGTGGCCGACTACGTCGGACGTCCACCGGTGCCTGAGCCGGTCATGCCCGCAGTGTTGCCGACCGACGAGGAGCTCAGCACACCGGGCCCGCAGCGTTCGGCTGCCTACGACCGGGCCTGGGAGTTCGCGTCGTATGTCGCCGCCACCTATGGCCCCGGCAAGCTGCGCGAACTGTACGTCGCGGCGTGCGGGCATGGTCACCGTGACGTCGAGACCGCGGTGCGTGATGTCCTCGGTGTTAACCTCGCAGCCCTGACGGCAGGGTCGTCGTGA